In the Sinomonas cyclohexanicum genome, CGGGATGACCTCGACCCGGAACAGGCTCTGCAGCCCGTCGAAGACGCGCCGGGCTGTGTCGTACAGCCACAGGCTCCCGGGCTGGAGCCGAGGGGGCCTGAGCCGTCGACGGGCCTTGCGCGGTGTCGCCATGGGCTCACCCTACCGGCGCTCCGCGCGGGGGCCATGACATCTGCCATGGGGCGCCGGTGACGGATGTGCCGGGGCCTCGCTCATGTTTCGGCGCGACACGCGCAGGGTCTGACTGGCACAGTGTTCTCCATGACACCGCACGACGACGGGCGCGCCCGCGCGGACTTCGGCGACGAGCAGCGCGCGGCGCGCTCGTTCCGGCTGCTCGGGCTCGTGTTCGCGTCTATCTGGCTCGTCTGGCTGCTTCAACCGCTCGTGGCGGCGATGGAGCGCATCGGTACGGTCCGGGGCGCGGTCGGGCTCGTCTCCGTGGTGGCGTTCGCTGTGGTGTATGTGTGGCAGTTCAGCCGCCGCGGCAGCTTCATGGGTCCCGAGCGACCCGGCACGGCCGCTCAGGCGTGGGGCGGGTACGCGGCCATGGCGGTGCTCAGCATGGTCTGCGTCACGGCGCTCGGCCAGACCGGATCCACACCGTTCGTGTTCCTCGCGATTGCAGGCATGTGGACCATGCCCCTCGCGTGGGCCATGGCCGTCGGTGCCGTGCTGGCCGGCGCCTACGTTCTCGCGTGGAACATTGTGCCCGGGTGGTACCAAGACGTCGGCACCCTCGTCGGCATGGGGATGGGGATTGTGGCCGTCGGCCTCAGCCGGATCGCGGTCCTGCGCCAGCGGGACCTCGGGCAGGCCCGCCGCGAGAACGCCCGGCTCATGGTCGAGGAGGAGCGCACACGGTTCGCGCGCGACCTGCACGACATCCTCGGGCACTCGCTCACTGTCATCACGGTCAAGGCCGAGCTCGCCCGGCGGGTGGTCGACACCGACCCGGAACGCGCCAAGGCCGAGCTCGACGACCTCGAGCGACTCTCCCGCGACGCCCTCGCGGACGTGCGCCGGGCCGTGGACGGATACCGCGAGATCTCCCTTCCCGGCGAGCTGGCCCGGGCGCGTGCCGCGCTTGCCGCCACGGGCATCGAGGCCGAGATCCCGAGGGCCACCGACGCCGTGCCCACCCCTGCCCGGGAGCTGTTTGCCTGGGCCATCCGGGAGGGCATCACGAACGTGCTCCGGCATTCCGGGGCCACGCGGTGCGAGATCCTCCTCGGCACCACGTCGGTGACGATTGCCGACGACGGCGGCGGCCGTGCGCCGTCGTCCGCCTCCGCTTCCCGGAGCGGAGAACCCGGCGGCGCCGCGGGCCCCGGGCATGGCCTCGTGGGCCTGCAGGAGCGCGCCCGGGCACTCGGCGCGACCGTGGAGACCGGCCCCGGGCCATTGGATGGCTTCGCGCTCACCGTCCGCCTCGGTGCCGGGCCCGCAGCGGGGAAGACGGGGAAGACAGGGACCACTGCATGAGCATCCGCGTGCTGCTGGCCGACGATCAGGCCCTCGTGCGGGGCGCGCTCGCCGCGCTTCTCGACCTCGAGCCGGACATCGACGTGGTGGGGGAGGCCGGCGACGGCGCCGAGGCCGTCGCGCTGGCAGCGACGGCGGCGCCCGACGTCGTGCTCCTCGACGTCGACATGCCCGTCAAGGACGGCATTGCCGCGTGCTCCGAGATCACCCGCCTCGTGCCCGGGAGCCGGGTGCTCATGGTCACGACGTTCGGCCGGCCCGGTTACCTTCGCCGGGCCATGCAGGCGGGCGCCTCAGGCTTCGTGGTGAAGGACACGCCGGCTCGGCAGCTGGCAGAGGCCGTACGCCGCGTCGCCGCGGGGCTGCGTGTCGTCGACCCCTCGCTCGCGGCCGAGTCGCTCGCGGCGGGGGATAGTCCCCTCACCGACCGCGAGACCGAGGTGCTGCGCGAGGCCGCCGGAGGCGCGACGGCCGCGAGCATCGCGCGGAGCCTCTTCCTGTCAGAGGGAACCGTGCGGAACTACCTCTCGAGCGCGATCGGTAAGACGGGCGCGGCGACGCGCGCCGAGGCGGCTCGGATCGCCGAGGAGAACGGCTGGCTGCTCTGACATTTGTCATGCCCAAGGCGTGACACGCGTGTGGGGGACGAGCGGCGGTCCCGCGGAACCATGGAATCAGGCCGCACGGAAGCGGCACTCTCCCCACAAGCACAGATCAGGAGCCCACCCCATGTTCTCCGTCCTCAGCTTCGCCAACGTGGTCCTCGCCGTCGCCGCCATTGCGTGGGCGGTCGTCCGCCAGTTCATGACCGCGCCGGTCGGGGCGTTCAGGCTGCGCGTCTTCGTGGTCCTCGGCGCCGTGGGCCTGTGGCAGGTCGCCAGGCTCGTGGACGCGGGGGGCCTGAGCGCGGCCGACGGCGTCGCGCTCGTCGTCTCCCTCGCGAGCGCTGCTGGCTTCGGCTGGCTCCGTGGCCGTTCCGCGCGGGTCTGGGCGCACGACGGCGTTGTGTACCGCCGCGGCGGTTGGCCGGTGGTCGCACTGTGGGCGGCCGGGCTGGCCGTCCATGTCGGTATCGACGTCGCGGCCACGGTCGCCGACGGAGCGCACGGCCTCGGCCAGATGGGTGCAGCGTCGATCATGCTGTACCTCGCCGTCACGCTCGGTGCCCAGGCCCTTGTGGTCAGTCAGCGTGCCCAGCACGCACGTGGGACGGAGGCCTCGCCCTACGAGAAGGCGCTGCTTCACTGACCCCCTCGGGATCCCCGCGTCGACTTGTCGCCGCGTCGACTTGTGCACATAGAGCCCCCGGCTGCCGTGGTTCTCCACATAGGGCGGCCGGGGGCTGCCGCGCCGGACTGGCCCTCCGTAGCGTCGGGATCAGGCGGCCGAGCAGGCGCCGGATCCTCCGCGAGGACAGCACCTTGCGGGGCAGGACGAGGACGAGAGCGGGGATCGTATGGGCAAGGCACAGCGCAACCGGGGAGCAGCCAGGCTGGCGCCGGAGGCGGGGGGATCGGGTGCAGGCCAGCCCCGACCTGATCCTCGAGGAGAGCGGGCGGACCCGCACCTTCCGGGGTTCAGCGTGCGGCAGGCCGACTGCCTGAGACGCCACGTCGCGGACGCGGCGCGCGGACTTGGGTTCCGGACGAGGGACCGGGGGACGCACATCGTCGTCATGGGCGGACCGTTCACCGGCGCGGGCGCCCAGATCGGCTTCTCGACCATCGCGAGGGAAGCCCTGAGGATCCGGGAGGCGGAGTGGGAGCCGATGGTGGCGGCCATCGTGGGGCAGCTTCTCGGCGCGGCGGTGCAGGGGGCCATGGGGCCGGGCAGCCTCGGCTACGCCGGGCAAGCGCTGCGCGAGCGCCTCTTCCCGCGGTTTGTCGCGCCCGACCGCATGGCCCCGGGCCAGCTCGCCGAAGACTACACGTACTCGAGGGACGTGGGAGGACTGCCCCTCATCATGGCGATCCGCCGTGAGCAGACCTCGATGTACGTCGCAGACAATCATCTGGCCAAGGCGGGAGGCCTTGAAGCGGCTTGGGGGGCCGCCGAGGCCAACCTGTTCGCCGGGGGTCTCGGCAAGGGCGAGGCGTTCATGAGGGACGGCCATGCCATCCTGCTGCTCGAGTCCGAGCATCCGCGCCAGGCCTCCTGGCTCGCGTATCCCGATCGACTCATGGAGCACTTCGGCATCGATCCGGGCCCGCTCGGGGTGTTCTTCAGCGTCCCTGCGCTGCGGATGATCACGTTCAGCATGAGCGAGGAGACGATGAGCCTCACGGGTGTCAGGTCCATGCTCGAGATCACTTCGATCCTCGCCAAGGACGAGGTCGCTCCCCTGAGCCCGCACGTGTACTGGTGGCGTCCGGGTGATCGGATGCAGGCGGCGACCTCGTTCGAGGATGGTCAGCTCGCACTGACGCTCCCGAAGAGCGTCATGGAGGTGATCGCCGGCCCCGACAGCGGGGCGCGGGAGGTGGCGTGAACGCGTGGTCACGGCGAGGTGCGGCCGTCGATTTGCGTTCCTTTGACACAATGGACGGGTGACTGCCGTGCCCACCACCGTTCCTGCCGAGGCTGCCCAGGCGCCCGCCGAGGCACCTGTCCGGCTCGAGCTGCCGCCGCTGAAACTGGGCAGGCTCACCATCGACACGCCGGTCGTGCTCGCGCCCATGGCCGGGATCACCAACACGGCGTTCAGGCGGCTGTGCCGCGAATTCGGCGGTGGCCTGTACGTGGCGGAGATGGTCACCACCCGCGCCCTCGTGGAGCGCCACCCCGGCTCGCTGCGGATCATCAAGCACGACGACGATGAGGCCGTGCGCTCGGTCCAGCTCTACGGCGTCGACCCGGCCACGGTCGGCCAGGCCGTGCGGATGCTGGTCGAGGAGGACCTCGCGGACCACATCGACCTGAACTTCGGGTGCCCCGTCCCCAAGGTCACGAAGCGCGGCGGCGGCTCCGCGCTGCCATGGAAGACGGACCTGTTCACCCAGATCGTCCAGACGGCGGTCCGTGAGTCGGACCGTGGCGGGATTCCCCTGACCATCAAGATGCGCAAGGGAATCGACGACGACCACCTCACGTACCTCGAGGCGGGCCGGATCGCGCGGGACGCGGGCGTCGCGGCCGTGGCCCTGCACGGGCGCACGGCCGCCCAGTTCTACTCGGGAACGGCCGACTGGAGCGCGATCGCACGCCTCAGGGATGCCCTTACGGACATCCCGGTCCTGGGCAACGGCGACATCTGGAGCGCCGAGGACGCCGTGCGCATGGTGCGCGAGACGGGGGTGGACGGCGTCGTTGTCGGGAGAGGATGTCAAGGCCGCCCGTGGCTGTTCGGAGACCTGCAGGCCGCGTTCGAGGGCCGCCCGGACCGCATCCGTCCGGGGCTGCAGGACGTGGGCGAGGCCTTCTACCGCCACGCCCAGCTGCTCGTCGAGTACTTCGAGGAGGAGCCCAAGGCGCTGCGGGACATCCGCAAGCATGTGGCGTGGTACTTCAAGGGCTACGCGGTCGGCGGCGAGCTGCGCGCGAGCCTCGCCCAAGTGAACACGCTCGAGGAGCTGCGCGGACTCCTGGACACGCTGGATGCGGACGCCCCGTACCCGGGTACGGACGCCGAGGGGCCGAGGGGCCGGGCAGGCTCGCCCAAGCGCCCCGCCCTCCCGCACCGCTGGCTCGAGAGCCGGACCATGGATGACGCGCAGACCAAGGACATCGCCGCCGCCGAGCTGGACGTGTCCGGTGGCTGAGGCGGTCGCCGAGGGGACGCGCGGGTACTCCCGCCAGGACTCGAGCCGCTGGGTCGAGGAGCCGGCCAAGAAGTCCTACCGCAGCGACTTCGAGCGCGACCGGGCGCGGGTCCTGCACTCCTCCGCGCTGCGCCGGCTCGGGGCCAAGACCCAGGTCGTGGCCCCCGACACGGACGACTTCGTCCGCACTCGACTTACCCACTCCCTCGAGGTCGCGCAGGTGGGCCGCGAGCTCGGACGTGTCCTCGGCTGCGACCCGGACGTCGTCGATGCGGCGTGCCTGAGCCACGACCTCGGCCACCCACCGTTCGGCCATAATGGCGAAAGCGCGCTGAACGACATCGCGCACGCCATCGGGGGCTTCGAGGGCAACGCCCAGACGCTCCGCCTCCTCACCCGGCTCGAGCCGAAGGTCCTCGACGCGCAGGGGCGACCTGCCGGACTCAACCTGACCAGGGCGAGCCTCGACGCATCCTGCAAGTACCCCTGGACCGCTGTCGACGCGCCGCTCATCCACGGCCACAGGACCAGCAAGTTCGGCGCCTACGAGGACGACCTCGCGATCTTCTCGTGGATCCGCGAGGGTGCGCCCGCAGGGCGCTCCTGCATCGAGGCGCAGGTCATGGACCTCTCGGACGACATTGCGTACTCGGTCCACGATGTGGAGGACGCGATTGTGGCCGGCAAGTTCCAGCTGAGGTGGATGGAGAATCCCGACCACCGAGCACGCGTGGTCGGCTACACGCAGCAGTGGTACCTCCCGCACAGCGAGGCGGCAGATATCGATGCCGCGTTGGCCAGGCTCGAGGCCACGCCCGTCTGGGTGCGCGAGGCGGACGGCTCCCGCCGCGCGATGGCGGCCCTCAAGAACATGACGAGCCAGCTCATCGGCCGGTTCTGCGACAGTGCCCTCACCTTGACCCGCGCCGCCTACGGGGCCGCGCCGCTTACCCGCTACGCGGGCGAGGTCATGGTGCCCGAGGAGACCGTCATGGAGATCGCCGTGATGAAGGGCCTCGCCACGACGTTCGTCATGACCACGGACCACCGGCAGCCCATCTACGAGCGCCAGCGCGAGGTCCTGCACGCCCTCGTCACGGCGCTCAGCGCGTCCGGCGACCGGCACCTCGAGCCCATGTTCGCCGCTGACTGGCGGGCCGCGGAGGACGACGCGGGGCGTCTGCGCGTGGTCGTGGACCAGGTCGCCTCACTCACGGATGGCTCGGCGCTCGCGTGGTACGAGCGGCTCGTCGGCAGCCTGCCGAGCCTGTGGTGATGCCCGAGCTTAGAGGCCGAGCCGGGGCACAGACTGGGCGGGACTAAGGTGGTGAAGTGGCTGGCCTGATCAAACCCGAGGACATCGCGGAAGTCCGCGCGCGCACGGACATCAGGGAGGTCGTCGAGGGGTACGTGACCCTCAAGGGCGCCGGCATCGGATCGTGGAAGGGCCTGTGCCCGTTCCACGATGAGCGCTCGCCCTCGTTCCACGTCCGCCCGCAGGTGGGCACCTACCACTGCTTCGGCTGCGGCGAGAGCGGCGACGTGATCAGCTTCGTCATGAAGATGGACCACACCGCGTTCGCCGAGACCGTCGAGAAGCTCGCGGCCCGCATCGGCTACGAGCTGCGCTACGAGGACGGGGCCGGACCGCGGCGCGAGGAGGTCGGGCGCCGCCAGCGGCTTCTCGACGCCCACAAGATCGCCGCCGAGTACTTCCAGTCCCAGCTCCTCACCCCGCCGGCCGCGGCCGCGCGCCAGTTCCTGTTCGAGCGCGGGTTCGAGCGGAACGTCGCGGAGCAGTTCGGCGTCGGGTTCGCCCCGCAAGGATGGGACGGCCTGCTCAAGCACCTGCGCGTCAAGGGGTTCCGGGACGACGAGCTCAAGCTGACGGGCATGTTCTCCGAGGGGAACCGCGGCCTGTACGACCGCTTCCGCGGGCGGCTCATCTGGCCCATCCGGGACATCGCGGGGGACGTGATCGGCTTCGGCGCCCGGCGACTCTTCGATGACGACCAAGGGCCCAAGTACCTCAACACGCCCGAGACCGCGCTGTACAAGAAATCCCAGGTCCTCTACGGCATCGACATCGCCAAGCGCAACATCGCGAAGAAGCGCCAGCTCGTTGTCGTCGAGGGCTACACGGACGTCATGGCGTGCCACCTCGCCGGCGTGGACACCGCGGTGGCCTCGTGCGGCACGGCGTTCGGCGGGGAGCACATCAAGATCGCCCGGCGGCTCCTCTCGGACGACGGCACCGGCGGAGAGGTCGTGTTCACCTTCGACGGCGACGCCGCCGGCCAGAAGGCCGCCCTGCGCGCGTTCGAGGAGGACCAGCGCTTCGTGGCCCAGACGTACGTCTCGGTCGAGCCCCACGGCATGGACCCGTGCGAGCTGCGCCAGCACCGGGGCGACACCGCCGTGCGTGCCCTCATCGAGTCGCGACGGCCCCTCTTCGAGTTCGCCATCCAGGCGGCCCTGCGCAAGCACAACCTCGAGTCCGTCGAGGGGCGCGTCGCCGCCCTGCGGGAGGCGGCACCCGTCGTCGCCCAGATCCGTGACCACGCCATCCGGCCCGCGTACACGCGCGAGCTCGCGAAGTGGCTCGGCGTCCCGCTCGAGGACGTCGCGAGGGCTGTCGCGTCCGCTGGGAGGAGGCCCGCGCCGTCGTCCGCGCCTGCCGCGGCCGCCCAACGGGGAGGCCAGCAGCATGGCGTCCGTGCGCACGACGCCGACGCCGCACCCGCCGCAGCCATCTCGCCTGCCGCGTGGCGCCCGGATCCGCGCGACCCGGTGGCCGTCATGGAGCGCCAGGCGCTCGAGGTCGCGCTCCAGCAACCGCAGATGCTCGTCGACTCGGCATGGACCGAGTTCGCGTCCGCGCGGTTCGCCGCCCCTGCCCACGCCGCGCTCCACTCGGCGATCGTCGCGGCCGGACGCCCGGCGGGGGAGGAGACCGTCGCGGCGTGGATCGAGCGCGTCCGGCACGAGCTCCCGGAGCCGCTGCGCCCACTCCTGGCCGAGCTCGCGGTCACCCCGCTGCCTGCGACGACGGAGGAATCGCTCGAGCGGTACTGCCGGGACATCCTCGCGGGCCTCGCCGAGCTGCAGATCACGGCCCAGAAGGCAGAGATGATGGGCCAGCTCCAGCGACTGGACCCCTCGAGCGCGCCCGAGGAGTTCCAGCGGCTCAACCGTGGTCTCATGGAGCTTGAGCTGCGCCGCCGTGCGCTCCGCTCCGCCGAATGACGCCGATTTCTCCTGAGGGCGGGGCCCTGCTAGGGTAGAACCCGCTGCAATCCCCCGTAGCTCAATTGGCAGAGCATTCGACTGTTAATCGAAGGGTTACTGGTTCGAGTCCAGTCGGGGGAGCCATTGCAGCCGGTCCCCCGTAGCTCAATTGGCAGAGCATTCGACTGTTAATCGAAGGGTTACTGGTTCGAGTCCAGTCGGGGGAGCTCTCGCGCATCTGCTCATCTCGTCTTATCATGATCGTATGCCCGAGCCGTCGGCCCTCCCGAGGACCTCCCCGCCGGGTGGACACGCTACGAGGGTCCACTCCTGACCATCTGGCGTGCCCGGTTCGAAGAGGTGTACGGCGAGGGATCTGCGAACGGGTTCAACGACGGCATGTTCGTGCGCGACCAGCGCCGCCCGATCGCCCAATGGGTCAATTTCTCGCTCCGCTCGGCGATCCTCGTGGCTCCCGAGACCCCCGGCGGCTGGCCGGTCCAGCGCTTCGCGATCTACTATGCGCCGCCTCGACATGGATTCCAGACGGTGCGCACCGAGCGCCACGAGTGGCTCCCGCGGGGGCCGCGGGGCTCGACGACCGACACCGATGCATTCACGGCGGCGGTCTATGCCGCCGAGGAATTCCTGCAGGTAGAGGCCACGTTCGGAGCGTTGGGCACCAGCAGCCCCTCCTCCCAGTGACGCCCCGCCGACGGCCGCCGTGAGCCTGCTGCCACCGCGTCCGCAACGGCCGCCGGGAGGGCCGCCATGACTGGGCTGCGCGGCGCCGGGTCCTTGGGGCGACTGGGTGGTAGTTTGGTCACGGATTGCGCCCCGCGCGTTCCGGACCGACAGGAAGGGACCCGACGACAATGAGTGGACGCCACAGCATGCCGGCGGACCGGCGGCCGAAGCTGGCGGCTCTGCCGGACCTCGTAGGCCAGGCCGCCCGGCTCGCGCCGCGCCAGCTGAACGATGAGCTCGCGCTGGCAAAGATCGAACTCAAGAACCGAGGGGTCCAGGCCGGCGTGGGTGCCGGCCTGTTCGTTGTTGCCCTCGTGTTCCTGGGGCTCCTCGTGATCGCCCTGGTGGTAGCGGCCATCCTGGGCCTCGCCACCGTCATGCCCGGATGGCTCGCGGCGCTGATCGTCAGCGCGGCGTTCCTGGTGATCCTCGCGATCGCGGCCCTCGTCGGGGCGGCCTGGGTGAAGAAGGCCATGCCTCTGGTCCCGGCCGACGCGATCCGCGGGGTCCGCCACGACCTCGGGATCGTCACCGAGGGGCGCAACTTCGATCCCCGCCTGCTCGATCCTTCCACGATCCAGTACAAGCGCGCCCAGGCCACCAAGGAGGCCGAGAAGGCGAAGGCCAGGCTCGAGAAGGAGGCGGAGGACCGCGCGCACGGCAAGGTCAAGCTGCCCGCACCGAGCGAGGCTGAACTGCGCGCCCGACTCGCGAAGCGCCGCGAGCACCTCCTCGACGTCCGCGAGGGTCTCGTCGCGGAGATGGACGTCAAGCGCCAGGCCGGCTATCTCGCCGACGACGTGAAGGCCAGCTTCGCCAGCACGGCCGCCCGCCTCCCGTTTGCCAAGTCGGGCGCCGGCACGACCAGCACGGCCCCCAAGGCCAGCATTGCCCCCAAGGCCAGCACGGCAGGCACGACGACGCCCGGCAGCTCCGGTGCGCGCGGCACCGCCGGGGTGGACGCCGCGGAACTCCTCAAGGAGCGCTGGGCCCCGTTGGCCGTGTTCTCGGTCTCGGCGACCGCGTTCGTGGTGTTCCTGCGCAAACTGGTCAAGAGCTGAGCGGCCCGGGCCCAAGGGTGCACAGGGGAACCGCGACCGTGGGGGGCCGGGTGGCGCCGCCGCACAATGGAGCGGCGGTGCGGCGACGATGAGGTTCTTCAATGCGGGCGCGCGGCCGGGCCGGGAGCCCGTCGAGACGAGCGCCGTCGTGACCCTGCCGAATGCCATCACCGTGCTGCGGTTCCTCGGCGTGCCGCTGTTCATGTGGCTCGTGCTCGCCCAGAGGGAATACGGCTGGGCCGTGGTGGTCCTGGTGATCCTGGGCGGCACTGACTGGGTAGACGGATACGTGGCCCGGCGGCTCGGCCAGGTCTCCACGCTCGGCCGGGTCCTCGACCCCGCGGCGGACCGCCTCGCCCTCATCGCGGTGGCCGTCACGCTCGTGCTCGCCGGGGTCGTGCAGTGGTGGTACCTCGCGGCCCTGCTCGTGCCGGACCTCGTGCTCGGAACGGCCTCGCTCTTCTACTTCCGCAGCCACCCGGACCTGCCCGTGTCGAAGGTCGGGAAGGTCCGTACGGCCCTCCTCCTCGTCGGGACGCCGCTGCTGGTGGTCTCCAAGCTCGCGATCCCGGGCTCAGCGGTCTATGCCGCCATCGCCTGGGTGTTCCTGGTCCTCGGCCTGATCGGACACTGGATCGCGGCGGCCAACTACTTCCGGGCCATCGTGGCCAAGGGCCGCCCCGTGCGCGAGAGCAGGCTCGGGGACAGCGGCAGGGAAGGCGTCCGCTGATGGTGTGGTTCGCCGTCGTGCTCGCCGTGCTCGGGGCGTTCTTCCTCGCGATCGGCGCGCAGCGGCAGGGGAGCGCCGTCAAGGCGGACATGGGTGGCCTCGCCCTGAGCTCCCGCAGCTTCCTGCGGCTGCTGAGGAATCCGCGGTGGATCCTCGGGCTGGCCCTCCTCGGCGCGGGCATGCTGTGCAACATGATCGCCCTCGTCTCGGCGCCGCTGACGGTGATCCAGCCGATCGGAGCGATCGCGCTCGTGATCACCACGGTCGTGAACTCCAAGGACCAGGGCGTCACCATCAACCGGCCGACCGTCGTCGCGATCAGCTCGTGCGTGACGGGTTCCGCGCTGTTCGTTCTCCTCGCGGTGAACGCCACGGTGGAGAACCACCACGTGGGGCCGGACGAGGAGCTCACGATCGTGCTCCTCCTGGCACTGGCGGTCGGCGTCCTCGGGGGCCTCGCGGTCATGTTCCGGCATCGGCTGAGCGCCTTCGTGTACATCGTCGGGGCGGGGGTCCTCTTCGGCTTCGTCGCGGTTCTGACCCGCATCATCGGCCGTGATCTGCTGTCTCCCAACGGCCAGTTCCTGCTCAACGTCCAGTGGTACTCGGTCGTCGCGATCATCGCCGCAGGGGGCCTGGGATCGTGGTTCGTGCAGAACGCCTACTCGTCTGGTCCGCCGGACCTGGTGATCGCCGGGCTGACGGTGATCGACCCGATCGTGGGCATTGCGATCGGGATCACGATCCTCGGTGAGCTTCGCCCCGACGTGCCCGCGGTGCTCGCTGTTGCCATGGCTGTGGCCGCCATCGTTGCTATCGTGGGGGTCATTGCCCTGTCCCGGCATCACCCGGAGGTCGCGAAGCGGAGGAAGGACGCCGCACGCGAACTCCGTGGCGGGCCCGGGCCCGATGAACGTTCCCACACCGGCGGCTGACCCACCCGGCAGACGCCGGGAACGCGGCCCGGAACCGCCGGACCGCCCGACCAGGAGAGCCTCGTGACCACGCCTGAACCCGAGACGGACCTGACCAGCAAGCCGCTGACCATTCTGATCGGCGCAGACACCTACCCGCCCCATGTCAACGGGGCCGCCCAGTTCGGCTACCGGCTCGCGAAGGGCATGACCGCCCGCGGGCATCACGTCCACGTCGTGGCCAGCCGTTCCGAGAAGGGCAAGAGCTACACGGAGACGCGCCCGGAGGCCATCGTGCACCGCCTCCGCTCGCACTCGGTGCCGACCCACGAGTACTTCCGCGTCGTCTTCCCGTGGGAGGTCAAGAAGGAGATCGCCCTCCTCTTCGACCACGTCAAGCCCGATGTCGTGCACATCCAGAGCCACTACATGATCGGCGAGCACGTCCTGTACGAGGCGGTCAAGCGCGGCATCCGGGTCATCGCAACCAACCACTTCATGCCGGAGAACCTCAACCCGTTCCTGCCGTTCCCGCAGTGGTTCCTGAACATCGTCGGCCGTCAGTCCTGGAAGGACATGGGCAAGGTCATGGGCCAGGCCGACGTGGTGACCACGCCGACCCCCCTCGCCGCGAAGGCCATGCACGACCACGCGTTCCTCACTGAGGTCCTGCCCCTCTCCAACGGCATCGACGTGGCTGCCTACGAGCCGCGCCCGGACGAGGTGATCCAGAAGAACCCCTACCCGACCGTCCTCTTCGCCGGACGTCTGGCGGAGGAGAAGCACGTGGACGTGCTCATCACGGCGATCGCCAAGACGCCGAAGGAGCTCAACATCCACCTCGAGATCGTCGGCGGGGGCGAGGTGCGGCCAGCACTCGAGCGCCTCGTCGACAGCCTCGGGCTGCGCGACCGTGTCGCGTTCCTCGGCCTCGCGCCCGACGACGAGCTCCGCCAGGCCTACCTGCGCGCCGACGTGTTCTGCATGCCGGGAACGGCCGAACTCCAGTCGCTCGTGACCCTCGAGGCCATGAGCGCCTCGACCCCGGTTGTACTGGCTGATGCCATGGCCCTGCCGCACCTCGTGGTGGACGGCGAGAACGGCTACCTGTTCCGGCCCAACGACAGCGACGACCTCGCTGCGAAGATCACCGCGGTCCTGGACCGGCCGGCCGCCGATCTGGCCCGCATGGGGGCCGAGAGCCACCGCATGGTGCAGAAGCACGGCATCAAGGCGACTCTGGACACGTTCGAGGCCCTGTACCGCGGGGTCGACCACTAGCCGACCGGTAGGCGACCTGTACGAGACGACCACTAGGATAGGAAGGTCCGCCGCGAGCGGGCGCGGGGCGTTAGCTCAGCCGGTTAGAGCAGGGGACTCATAATCCCTTGGTCGTGGGTTCAAGTCCCACACGCCCTACCGTCAGGCCCGGAACCACACGGTTCCGGGCCTCACGCGTCCCCGCCCGTGATTGGTCCGGGGGCGATGGTGACGCGCTCTGTGTGCCGCGCCGCGGGCGCTTCCTCCCAAGGCCGCCGCAGCGCGAAGTGGACTTCTGACGTCCGCCCCGGCGTACCTGTGGCCCTCAGGACGAAGTCCTGGCTGGCCGCCGCGCCGGGCAGGGGC is a window encoding:
- a CDS encoding glycosyltransferase, with the translated sequence MTTPEPETDLTSKPLTILIGADTYPPHVNGAAQFGYRLAKGMTARGHHVHVVASRSEKGKSYTETRPEAIVHRLRSHSVPTHEYFRVVFPWEVKKEIALLFDHVKPDVVHIQSHYMIGEHVLYEAVKRGIRVIATNHFMPENLNPFLPFPQWFLNIVGRQSWKDMGKVMGQADVVTTPTPLAAKAMHDHAFLTEVLPLSNGIDVAAYEPRPDEVIQKNPYPTVLFAGRLAEEKHVDVLITAIAKTPKELNIHLEIVGGGEVRPALERLVDSLGLRDRVAFLGLAPDDELRQAYLRADVFCMPGTAELQSLVTLEAMSASTPVVLADAMALPHLVVDGENGYLFRPNDSDDLAAKITAVLDRPAADLARMGAESHRMVQKHGIKATLDTFEALYRGVDH
- a CDS encoding CDP-alcohol phosphatidyltransferase family protein, coding for MRFFNAGARPGREPVETSAVVTLPNAITVLRFLGVPLFMWLVLAQREYGWAVVVLVILGGTDWVDGYVARRLGQVSTLGRVLDPAADRLALIAVAVTLVLAGVVQWWYLAALLVPDLVLGTASLFYFRSHPDLPVSKVGKVRTALLLVGTPLLVVSKLAIPGSAVYAAIAWVFLVLGLIGHWIAAANYFRAIVAKGRPVRESRLGDSGREGVR
- a CDS encoding phage holin family protein, with translation MSGRHSMPADRRPKLAALPDLVGQAARLAPRQLNDELALAKIELKNRGVQAGVGAGLFVVALVFLGLLVIALVVAAILGLATVMPGWLAALIVSAAFLVILAIAALVGAAWVKKAMPLVPADAIRGVRHDLGIVTEGRNFDPRLLDPSTIQYKRAQATKEAEKAKARLEKEAEDRAHGKVKLPAPSEAELRARLAKRREHLLDVREGLVAEMDVKRQAGYLADDVKASFASTAARLPFAKSGAGTTSTAPKASIAPKASTAGTTTPGSSGARGTAGVDAAELLKERWAPLAVFSVSATAFVVFLRKLVKS
- a CDS encoding protease inhibitor I42 family protein codes for the protein MDTEGSVEVVAGHEFTVTLRLAGGTGYRWECTRVPEGIVVVRALPRVPDGPLPGAAASQDFVLRATGTPGRTSEVHFALRRPWEEAPAARHTERVTIAPGPITGGDA
- a CDS encoding DMT family transporter; protein product: MVWFAVVLAVLGAFFLAIGAQRQGSAVKADMGGLALSSRSFLRLLRNPRWILGLALLGAGMLCNMIALVSAPLTVIQPIGAIALVITTVVNSKDQGVTINRPTVVAISSCVTGSALFVLLAVNATVENHHVGPDEELTIVLLLALAVGVLGGLAVMFRHRLSAFVYIVGAGVLFGFVAVLTRIIGRDLLSPNGQFLLNVQWYSVVAIIAAGGLGSWFVQNAYSSGPPDLVIAGLTVIDPIVGIAIGITILGELRPDVPAVLAVAMAVAAIVAIVGVIALSRHHPEVAKRRKDAARELRGGPGPDERSHTGG